From Bradyrhizobium sp. 4:
TCTGCACCGACCAGCCCATGTGGTTCTCCTCCAGAAAAGAAAGAAGCTCTTCGATCTGCTGAGCGCTGAAGCCCCCGAAATAGTCGCCATCGTCGATGTAGCGCGCCGAAGGCCCCACCAGCACCAGGCTTTCGAAGAGTGTCGGATCCTTGATCGCGGCAAGCAGTCCGATCATCGCACTGACGGAATGCCCCACGAACACGGCATCCTTCAGGCGCAGCGAGCGCCCGATCTCGACGACGTCATCGGCATAGCCGGACAATTTGGAATACTTCTGGCGATCGTAAGCGGTGAGGTCCGAGCGGCCCGCTCCGACATGGTCGAACAGCACCGTGCTGAAATCGGCCTCGAAGGCCGGCGCCACGAACCGCCACATGTTCTGGTCGCACCCGAACCCATGAGCGAACATCATCGCACGATCGCCGCGGCCGCGGACTTGCACGTTGTTGCGGACCTCGATCGTCATTTGTTACCCCCGAGCGTGTGACAGTTCTTGTGGTCTGGACGAGCGTAGGGTGAACTGGACCCCTATGCATCCCTTTTCGAGCGCCGGGCAGCTATGACGTTCAGATCAGGAGACCCGACAAAGCCTCGACCAACTGCGCCGGCGCGAAGGGCTTGGGCAGGATGACGCTACGCGGCACGCCGTTTGAGGCCCAGCGATGGGCGCTGTCCCCGGAGACGTAGAGGATCCCGCAGCTTGGATCGCGCTCCCGTACGAGACGGGCGAGCGCCCAACCATCCATTCTGGCGGGACCCAGATTGATGTCGGTGACAAGTGCTCGCGGCAGAGAGCTCTCGCTGAGCAGACCGGCCGCCGCTTCGCCTGAGGCGGCGCTGAGCACGCCGTAGCCTGCCTCGACCAAGGTCTCCTCCAGCATCTCGCGGAGGAGATCTTCATCCTCAACCAGAAGAATGGTTGATCTTTCTGCGGCGTTTTGGGAGTTGCTCAGGTGCATCCTCTCGCATCTCCTATCAAAATGACTCCCGCGGTCCTGATGACGCACGTCACCCGGCCCAACGTAGAACAGGACGAAGCGTTCATTTTTTCTTGCTGCGTCGCCCTCGCAAGGAACCAGGAGAAATGTTGGCGCAGACTTCGCCGATGTGCCAGCAGCAGTCAATTGCCCATCGTTGGGCCAGAGATGCACCTTAATAGGGGACAAACTTCGAAGGCGCTTCCAGTCAGGCCGCGTCCGGTCCCGGAATTATCGCTCGGTGCGAAAGTGGGGTCACAAGCGGTCCCGGACCGCTTGCTCGCGGCAGGTCAGCTATGGGCAACAACTGACACTGGAGGACCGCCAACTGAGGCGGCCTTAATTCATCTTGCGGCGAAGCTTGCGTTGCAGTTCGCGCTGTTCCTCGATGTCCTCTTGGACCATCTGGCGCAAATCATCCTCGCGCTTAGTGCCGGAGGGCGGGGTCTCCCGAGGTGGTTCTTTGTCAGCCATGGTGGCATCCTAAAACACTGGCCGCCGGCCGCCGTGAGGCAGCCTTAATCTTCCCAAATGCGCTCGGCCGCACTTGTCGCATTGTCAAAGGTTGACGGTGCGACCAGTCCCGACGTCCAGCATCGAATATCGCAGCCGAAGGGGGTAGCGCAAGCCGGGCAATGCGTAGGCTGGGGGCGGGGCTGGCGAGACTGTTCGGACATGCAGATTGTATGCGCCCGAACAGCAAAATAGGCCACTAACGAATTCAAACTAGGCCACTGAGGTCGGGAGCAGGCCGGGGCTGCCGAATCCGGCCATTCCGCAGGCACTAACGAATTGACCCTGGGGCGTTCGGGATGGCTATCGCAAACCCATTGGTGCCACCAGCGGGAGCATGCCACCTTGGGTCCTCCAGACTACCCGCCTATGTTCACTTCATTTTCCGAGAGCCGACGGTGATGAAATAAATCGGTTTCCCGGCTTCATCCGTCACCTCTATGCTCCATTCCTGCCCCGGCCGGAACTTGCCATCGATGTCTTTGAACAGAGCGCCTGCATAGCTTGTGGCCTCCCGCCAAGCCGCTGCGTCATCTGCTAATTCCTCGCCCTGGTCGTCAGCGCTAGGGGCTACGTTATGGACGTGAAAAAAGTATTTTGGCATTCTCGGGAATGCCGCCGAGGCGCTTGCTGTTCCTATCGTGCAATTGACGCTAGAAGAATACCTAGAACGGGCAGACCGATACCGGATCGCGCTGGAAACGGTGAAGGACGTCTTCGCCCGCCATCTCCTCGAGGTGATGGAACAGAGCTACCGGACACTGGCCGAGAGCGAGCTGCACTGGTGACCCGAATGGCCCGTTCGAGGCCTGTCCGCTAATGAGCTCGAATGCGCGCTGATATCCATGATGGCCCGGAGCACAACACGCTCCAATCAGAGGCCGGATACATTGATGCAAGACCGCATCTGCCAGGTTGACGAAAACTCTTGCAACGCGCGGCCGGACCATACATCGGGTCACAAGCGGTCCTCGACCGGCTGCGCGCCCCAGGTCAGCAATGGGCTACATGCGGTCCTAACCGGCCGCGCGGCAGGCTCGGCCGTCGCGTATCGAACTTCGCGCTTCTCGATCTATCCGGAACCTTGATCCGTTGATTTCTAACGAGGCGTCAGGTGGAGATAGGTCGGATCGAACCCTGCTAGTTCCTTCAAGCGTTCCAGGTCGAGCGAGTTGAAGCCGGACTTGTCCGTTTCCACGGGTCAGAAGCCGCCCGTTACGCCAAAGGTGACCGCTTCGCTTTGCCTCGGTCAGTACGCGTCTGGGCCGTCACAGAATGAAGGTAAGTCGGGTGACGCGACCTTGCCGGGCCGCCTTTTCGACCATCCTGAGTTGTATAGCGTGATGCAGCAGACCAACGGTGCCTGCTAATACTCTGAAGCTAGTCGGCGTTAGAGCCTTGGCCTAGAAGCGTCCCCATGCAGCGATCGAGAGCGTCCAAAGGGAATGGTTTCTGTAGAAGTGGCCGACCGTTGAATTGCTCTGGTACGCCATCGACGCCATAGCCGCTGGCGAAGACGAAGGGAATGCCGCGGAGCTGCAACGCCTCTGCGATAGCTTCCGAGCTATCCCGGCCAAGCTGCAGGTCGAGAATAGCAGCGTCGCATTCAGCGCTCATGGCCATGGCTAACCCAGAGCCGAGGTCGCTGGCCTCCCCAGCAACCTCGTGACCAAGCTCCATCAGCATATCCGCAATCATCATGCGGATAAGCGTTTCGTCTTCGATCAGAAGTACTGCAGCCATGCTTCTCCTTACGCCGGCAGGCTTGTGAAACGGGAGTCTTTTTCCCGGGCCCTTCGTTCGCGAGCTCGCCCACGTTCCTTCTCTCTCGAAAAACACGGGCGAAACTAAGCCCCCTTTACACTGGGTACAGCGCAGCCTCGCGACGAGGTTAATGAGCTGTTTTGTGCAAAAGTGAACTTAAGCGCGTGAAGGAATTGACGCTCCTCGCATTTTACAGCCAGGGCTGAACAATTGAGCCCAGCCGGAGTCAATTAGAACGAGGAGGGATGCGATCCGATGGATGAAAGGAAAAAGCTCGAGCATCAGATAGCACTGGCTACTCGGACAGCCGCATACACCTCAGACGAGAACACCGCCAGGAGGCTGCGGCAGTTTGCTGATCAGCTGGGGCGCAAGCTTTCTCCCTCTTCTTCGCGGCGCGCTCAAATCACGGCACGCGCCTATCAGCTTTGGGAACGGGCCGGACGTCCCTCGGGGCGAGATTTGGATTTCTGGACCCAGGCGGAGCGGGAGTTCAGCCCCGGCGATACTGCGGGCCAAGATTAGGGGACTGGCTCCGCGCGATCTCCTCGCAAAAAATTATCCAGCGCCAGTTGTGTGCACTATCAGACCGTCAGCAAAAACGGACCATCGATCTTCATTGAGCGCACTGAAACCGACCAGTGCTGCTCACCCATGAAGAATTTGCAGCAATGCTAGGCTTGGACGAGCAAGGCAAGCCGGTCTTTCAACGCTCCATCCTGATCACCAGCAACCCTTTGCCGCCAGGATGACCACGGGCCGATTCTCACACTCCATGCGGAGTGGCAATTTTGACCGAGGCGAAATCCGTGCTCGACGTGACGCGCGAGGTGAAGGGCGCCCAAGGAGCCCCCTAATCGCCGCCTCGAGACCGAGTGTCCGAGGCGGCGTAGTGGGCCTCAGTATTTGAACTGCGGCATAGCCTTCAATTGGTCCTTGGTCGCGTTGTAGACGACGTGGTCCGGATACCAATTTTCGTTGGCTGCACGCACGGGCCGGTTGGAGCGGTTCACTTCTCCAGTCGCGGCACCGGCATTGTTGACGCCAACCGTCGGTTTGTCGGCAGGCGGCGTGGTCGTCGACGTGCGAACGGGCTCGTTGACCCACTTCAGCTTGTCATAGGGCACAGCAACATAATGCTCGCCCATACCGAGGAATCCACCAACACCCAGGATGACGTTCGCAGTCTTGCCCGACTTGTCGAGAATGACCTCGTTGATGTCGCCGATCTTCTCGTTGGCTTCGTTGTAGACGTTGACGCCGACGAGCTTGGAAGCCCGCCATTCGCCTTCCTTGTGCGACGAGGCGGCACTATCAGCGGCGGTCTTGGTCGAGGCAGTTTGCGCCGATGCCGAGCACGTGAACAACGCCGTGGTGAGCAACGCGGCGACGAGATACTTAGACATGCGTCTTCTCCGTTTGCAAATAGTGGGGCGTACTTAGCGCAGCAGCATAATGAGAATGATCAGCGGGATCGGGATTCCGACGAGCCAAAGCAGAATCGGCATGACATCTCTCCTTTCGTTTTCGATGGGTTAGCGGTTGGTTGCAGGCGCATACGCCTTCTTGCCCCAAGTGCCGTCGCGAAGCCCGCCGCCTTCAGTGGCAGCCAGCGATGCGCAGAAGGCGCCGATAAACAGGGAAAGCGTTAGCCAGATCGCAATCTGCATGGCGGCCTTCCTTGCCGCGTCGAGATCAGTTTTCACCTGAGTGACGACGTCGTTGACGCGCTTCTCGGCGTCCGCCTGGCTTAATCCGGTTCGCGCAGACACGACCTTAGCAACGTAGGTGCGGTCGGCGGGACTGACATCGTTGTCTTTGTGGAAGCTGTTGGTGAACAGGCGGACCATCTCACCACGCGAGTCGCCAGTCTGCTGGCCCTGGGAGGACGGGTTATCCGAGCGCAGGAGCGTGTCGACGTAGCCGCTCATCGGCGAATTCTGTGCAGCGTTCGCGGCGCCCTGCGTCGCGCCAGCAAGCGTTCCGCCTAGCAACGTGGTTGCCGGAGCAGCCAGCAACACAGCGCCGAGAACCGAGGCGGCCGCCCAAGCTAAAAAGCCATGCGCCGTATCCCGGAAGTGCACCTCGGTGGTCTGCACGCCGACCCACTTCGTGCGGAGACGGCCGGCAAGATAACCACCTACGGCGGACGAGATCATCGCCATGACGATGAAATATAGACCAGTTCCGATCTTGAAAGTCGTCGCGGACACACCCGAATTGCCCCAGGGCGACACCACAGAGAAACCCATGCCTGCGCCAAAGGATAGAAGCACGAGCGTAAGGGCGAGAGACGCAACGGCCCCGGCCAGGACGGCAGCCCAGGAAACCCCGGCCACCGACGGTTCAACCACCCCGACCTGTGCGTCTTCTCGAAAAGCTTGTGCCATTTGTTTCTCCCAGCAGCTGTTACCCTGCTTAGAAGATGCCCAAATGGAACAAAGGTTCCATGCATTCATGCGCCCACAACGACTTTTTGAGTCTTAGAGGAGGCCCACCCGGAGCTTTAACGATTGCTATCCGGCGACGGGGACTTGGCAGCCGAGAACACTTGAGAACACGCCGAGCCGTATCGGTTGCGTCCCTCGGTACGTCGGTGATCTTGGTCGAGACCTCATGCGCGCCCTGCGTCGCCTGCTGCGCGCTCGGGAGAATTCCTGCGTAGCGGCACCTTGCTCTCTACGGCCGCGGTAATGGCGGACGAGATTTCCAAAGCCGCTCGCTCGTGCCGCTCATCTACGGGATCGCGGCGACCGACTCATCTATCGCTCCGCTTTGACCTCCGATGCCACGACGGCAAAGCCGTTTCCGGCACCGCCTAGATGTGCCGGCTCTTTCCGCCCCCTGGATCGTCATCTGAGCAGTTAAAGCTAAGGTCCGCTGTGGGTCACAAGCGGTCCTCCGCCGGCTACGCGCGGCAGGTCAGCTACGGGCCAAAGCGGAAACCATAGCGGCTTGAATGAACAGCCAAGGCACATCGGCACGCCACCTGCTATCGCATCCGGCAGTCCATTTGTGGTAGAATGTAGATCGCCAGACGCTGCCTTGGGGGCTGCCAAAACACGAGGCAGTCGATGTATATTAGACGAAGGACCTCGCATCCTGCGCTCCGCAGCCTCGTTCGCTCGTTCGAGGAACGTCGCGCAACCTTGGGTCCCGAAGGGCTGACGTGGCCGCTAACGGCACGCCCCCACCAGATCATTGATATATATCTCGGCGATCCATTTCGTGTTCGAATTGACGGAAATGCCTTGCAGACGGCCCCCGAAATGGTCGTGGTAGGTCCGCAAGGGGCGCGCCGAATTCATCTCCACATGTCAGGCGAAGTACACGTCTTCAACATTCTGCTACAGCCGGCTGCGCTCAACAGCCTTGTCGGCGTCGACATGACGTCTTTGGTCAATGACGGCGTTTCGGCTCGCGATGTTATCGGCAAGCGCGCCGAACTGCTGAACGACGCCGTGCGCTCGGCTCCGGACTTTGCCTCGCGTATAGCGGCCGCAGAACGCTGGTTTGCAATGATGCTAGATGACGGTTTGGCACAGGATGGGATCGGTTTTACGTCCCGCCTGCTGCTGGCATCACGGGGGCGAATCCGCATCGACCAGCTTGTGGAGCGATCAGGCTTGAGCCCACGTCATTTTCAGCGCCGCTTTGCGTCACAAGTAGGCCTTTCTCCAAAACTCTATGCGCGGACCATCAGATTTGATGCAGCTTTGACGGCTCACCGCAACGAACCGATGAAGTCCTGGACGCAAATTGCGCATGAAGCGGGTTACTTCGATCAGGCGCATTTCATCCGTGAGTGCCACGCATTAGTCGGCGTTGGACCAAGTCAATTTATAGGTGATTGGGATAATATTCTTTCCCCAGATGGCTGAAATATACAAGCATGTCAGCCCGCGCGGCGGCTATTTGGTATCGAGAAACCGAGCCGTCGGCGCTGGCGGCTGAGTTAACCGGTCCATTCAATGGAGCTTACGGATGGTGTTTCCAGCACAGCAGTCCTTTCTGGCACTTTTCGCAGCTACTTTCACGTTGATCTGTACGATCCCTAGCAGTGCGACCGCTGAGGAAAAACATGCCATCTCCAACGATATCGTTGTGACGCTGCTTGGCACAGGTGGCCCCGAACCGACCGCCTTGCGTTTCGGACCGGCCACACTCGTTCAAGTCGGCGGGAAAAATCTATTGTTCGACGCTGGTCGGGGAGTGACGGCACGACTTTATCAATTGGGTGTATCGTCGGGTAAAGGCATCGATGCCGTTTTTCTGACCCACTATCATTCAGACCATGTCGCCGGCCTGCCCGACCTGTGGATGACGGGGTACATGTTCGGGCCGTTTGGATCGCGTGCCCAACCTATGAGGTTGTGGGGCCCATCGGACAGCTCAACCTCGCCCAGCGGTGTGGCAAAGATTGCTAAAGGCTTCGAGGTGGCATTTTCGGATGACATGAGCATCCGTCAAGCTGACGAACACATCTCAGCGGCTGCCATGCAGATTGAAGTCCACGAGTTCCAAGCGGACGGCGTGGTGTTTGACGAGGCCGGCGTTAAGGTCACGGCGTTTGCGGTTAATCACGGCGACCTGATCAAACCATCGGTGGGCTATCGCATCGACTATGCCACCCGATCTGTAACGATTTCAGGTGACACCAAACTTGACGAAAACCTTATTAAGCACGCAACGGGAACCGATCTGTTGATCCACGAAGTGTTTGCGCTTTCGGCACAATTGGCAAAGTTGCCGCAATTGAAGCCCGTCGCAGATCATCATACCTCCCCTGAGGAAGCTGGCATCGTATTTTCGCGCACAAAGCCCAAGCTCGCCGTCTATTCGCACGTCATCCTGCTTGAAACGAAGGTGACCGAGCTTGTGGCCAGAACACAGAGCACTTACGCGGGTCCATTAGAGGTCGGAGAAGACCTCTTACGCCTAACAGTGGGAGAACGCGTGGTTGCAACGAAATGGAGTTCAGAACTTCGAAGGTATCCGGATTAGTTCACTTCCGCTTCGGGTCAAAAGCGTCGGTCTAGCACTCCACTGCAAACTTCCGGTCTACCCTTCTGAGCCGACATGTAGCGGCACCGCCCCAATGGTAGCGATGGGCCATAAGCGGGCCTGCCAAACCATCGGCCCTTTGCTCAAGCTTCAGCGCAGAAGGACCGTCGAAGTTCTCCATTCAGGGGAGCTGATCTGCTCGCTTTAGCAATTGACTCCGCCCGGCTCATTGCCGCTCCGGCCCGTGCAAACCGCAGAAGTGCACGTTCTTTTTTCAAAGAGGTGCGAAGCGCGCGGGCATGGTCGAGCAATCTGCGACTTTCCTCCCGCGTAACCTGGCACGGGGTAAATAGCGGATCGTCTATAAGGGCATTTGGATGCGATCTCGACGGTTTCTGCATGCAAACAGATTAGCGTCCACACAGCGGCCCCTTGCTTTGGCTCGCGCTTAGAGCAGCGCGGCGGACTTGCCCGGCGATGAGCCGCCCGGCTGGACAGCGCAAAAGCCCGGTTCGATGGGGTCTCTCCGGGCCTCTGGCTCCGCTTCGTCGCGCGCCGGTTCGGGATCGAAAACCG
This genomic window contains:
- a CDS encoding alpha/beta hydrolase encodes the protein MTIEVRNNVQVRGRGDRAMMFAHGFGCDQNMWRFVAPAFEADFSTVLFDHVGAGRSDLTAYDRQKYSKLSGYADDVVEIGRSLRLKDAVFVGHSVSAMIGLLAAIKDPTLFESLVLVGPSARYIDDGDYFGGFSAQQIEELLSFLEENHMGWSVQMAPAIMGNPDRPELGEELTNSFCRTDPAIAKEFARVTFLSDNRADLAKVNARTLILQCSEDIIAGQQVGAYVQRNIPNSKMVVLKATGHCPNLSAPDEVIAAIRDFV
- a CDS encoding response regulator, producing MAAVLLIEDETLIRMMIADMLMELGHEVAGEASDLGSGLAMAMSAECDAAILDLQLGRDSSEAIAEALQLRGIPFVFASGYGVDGVPEQFNGRPLLQKPFPLDALDRCMGTLLGQGSNAD
- a CDS encoding response regulator, with the translated sequence MTAAGTSAKSAPTFLLVPCEGDAARKNERFVLFYVGPGDVRHQDRGSHFDRRCERMHLSNSQNAAERSTILLVEDEDLLREMLEETLVEAGYGVLSAASGEAAAGLLSESSLPRALVTDINLGPARMDGWALARLVRERDPSCGILYVSGDSAHRWASNGVPRSVILPKPFAPAQLVEALSGLLI
- a CDS encoding helix-turn-helix transcriptional regulator; this translates as MQTAPEMVVVGPQGARRIHLHMSGEVHVFNILLQPAALNSLVGVDMTSLVNDGVSARDVIGKRAELLNDAVRSAPDFASRIAAAERWFAMMLDDGLAQDGIGFTSRLLLASRGRIRIDQLVERSGLSPRHFQRRFASQVGLSPKLYARTIRFDAALTAHRNEPMKSWTQIAHEAGYFDQAHFIRECHALVGVGPSQFIGDWDNILSPDG
- a CDS encoding DUF2934 domain-containing protein, with amino-acid sequence MDERKKLEHQIALATRTAAYTSDENTARRLRQFADQLGRKLSPSSSRRAQITARAYQLWERAGRPSGRDLDFWTQAEREFSPGDTAGQD
- a CDS encoding MBL fold metallo-hydrolase, coding for MVFPAQQSFLALFAATFTLICTIPSSATAEEKHAISNDIVVTLLGTGGPEPTALRFGPATLVQVGGKNLLFDAGRGVTARLYQLGVSSGKGIDAVFLTHYHSDHVAGLPDLWMTGYMFGPFGSRAQPMRLWGPSDSSTSPSGVAKIAKGFEVAFSDDMSIRQADEHISAAAMQIEVHEFQADGVVFDEAGVKVTAFAVNHGDLIKPSVGYRIDYATRSVTISGDTKLDENLIKHATGTDLLIHEVFALSAQLAKLPQLKPVADHHTSPEEAGIVFSRTKPKLAVYSHVILLETKVTELVARTQSTYAGPLEVGEDLLRLTVGERVVATKWSSELRRYPD
- a CDS encoding PRC-barrel domain-containing protein translates to MSKYLVAALLTTALFTCSASAQTASTKTAADSAASSHKEGEWRASKLVGVNVYNEANEKIGDINEVILDKSGKTANVILGVGGFLGMGEHYVAVPYDKLKWVNEPVRTSTTTPPADKPTVGVNNAGAATGEVNRSNRPVRAANENWYPDHVVYNATKDQLKAMPQFKY